The following are encoded in a window of Bacillus sp. SORGH_AS_0510 genomic DNA:
- a CDS encoding SprT family protein has product MTEQELQILVEKISDESFGKPFCHQATFNPRLRSTGGRYLLSTHNIEINRKYLEQLGENELIGIIKHELCHYHLHLERKGYQHKDADFKALLKKVNAPRFCSQLPNKQVKRSPKKLLIYQCSNCKQTYTRKRSINTSRYVCGKCRGKLVKAREVTLN; this is encoded by the coding sequence ATGACCGAGCAGGAATTGCAAATATTAGTCGAAAAGATATCAGATGAGTCATTTGGAAAACCTTTTTGTCACCAAGCGACCTTTAACCCGAGATTGCGATCAACAGGAGGAAGGTATCTACTTAGTACACATAATATAGAAATCAATAGAAAATACTTAGAACAGTTAGGGGAAAATGAGTTAATCGGCATCATTAAACACGAGCTATGTCATTATCATCTCCATCTTGAGAGGAAGGGCTATCAACATAAAGATGCAGACTTTAAAGCGCTCTTGAAAAAAGTAAATGCTCCTCGATTTTGCTCGCAACTTCCTAATAAACAAGTGAAACGTTCACCAAAAAAGCTTTTAATATATCAGTGCTCGAATTGTAAGCAGACTTATACAAGAAAGAGAAGTATTAATACCAGTAGATATGTATGTGGAAAGTGCCGTGGTAAGCTTGTAAAAGCAAGGGAAGTAACTTTAAATTAG
- the cmpA gene encoding cortex morphogenetic protein CmpA, with amino-acid sequence MPTWLQNQMKRAFYEKDRYQIKLLNQCWFFYRKKHCS; translated from the coding sequence ATGCCAACTTGGTTGCAAAACCAAATGAAAAGGGCTTTCTATGAGAAGGACCGCTACCAGATCAAACTCTTAAACCAGTGCTGGTTTTTTTACAGAAAAAAACACTGCTCATAA